TTACGGTACCAACCTGGCGAGCGCCGTGAGGAACGGCCTCGTGTCCGAGGACCTGGTGGACGAAGCTGTGCTCCGTATTCTCATGAAAAAGATCGAATATGGTGTCATTGACCATCCCTGGGGCCAGGGCGGTGTAGAAAGAAATGAAACCGCCCTCGATGAGGACATGCTGGCATCGACGGAGCACGTGGCGCTGGCCCGCGAAGCTGCGGAAAAGGGCATTGTGCTCCTGGAAAACCGGGATAACACGCTTCCCCTGGACCGCGCGTCCCTGAACGGGAAAACAATCGCCATTGTGGGCCGTTATTCCGAAACCTTTTTTCTGAGGGACCAGAGCAGCTATGCCGGCGGGGACCTGTATATAAATATTCTTACGGGAGATATCGGCAGCAGCTGGGTTTCGCCTCCCGATAATGTACCGAACGGGAACGACTGCGTATTTGACGGCGACGGTGAAATTACCAACCTGGGCGTCATCGACTATGATAACCAGGCCGTGAGCATAACAAAGGGCATTGAGTATATCGCCGGGAGCGGCATAACGGTCACGCACCAGGACACTGTGGCTGACAACACGACGGCCGTGCAGAACGCCGATTATGTCATTGTCGTTACGGGCTATGTGCCCAATGACCTTTTCGCCTCCATGGGACAGGGCGGCACGGGAGAGGAGGGGGAGTATAAAGACCGGGGGAGCCTGGAGCTGAACGACTATGACAAGGCCAATGTCAACGCGTCCCTGGCTGAAAATAGCAGCGTTATCGTGATCCTCCAGAGCGGCGGGGCCGTCATAGTGAAGGACTTTGTCGATCATGCGAGCCTGAAAGGGCTCATTATGGCCTTCTATCCCGGCATGCAGGGCGGGATCGCCCTGGGCAGAATTCTTTTCGGCGATGTTAATCCCGGCGGCAAGCTCTGCCAGACCTTTCCTGAAAACGAATCGGACCTGCCTCCCTTTGACAATATCAGCATGAACGTCGACTATAATTATTATCACGGCTACCGCTGGCTTGACCGGAAGGGGGTAGAGCCCCGTTACTGCTTCGGCTACGGACTGAGCTATTGCAATTATAGTTACTCGAACCTTGTCATTGACGATAACATCCTCGATGAGAACGAAACACTCACGGTAAGCGTCGATGTGACCAATACGGGAAGCCGTGAAGGCGAAGAGGTGGTCCAGCTCTACGTGGGTTACGGAAACACTGCCGTTGGTGATGCGATCGGCCGCCCCGTTAAGGAATTGAAGGCTTTCAGACGTGTCGCCATTGCCGCCGGAGATACTGAAACCGTCACGCTCACGGTGCCGGTGTCGAAACTCGCCTATTATGACCCGGCCTTGCAGGCATGGGTTGTGGAGAAAATGGTCTACGGGCTCTATGTCGGTCCCTCGTCCGATACGGGTGATCCCCGTATGCAGACGGCGACGTTCATTATTACGAACTGAGCAGTACGGTCCCGCCTGTCATGATCCGAGGCTAATGCATCGTGGTATGGTGAGGGCGGGTCCGGGATTTTATAAATAATGCTTATATGTATGGAGAAGACGCAATGAGAAGAATAATACAATCGATTGTTTTCATGTTCACGATACTGATCACAACAGTCACGGGCATTCAGGCCCAGGATACGGAGAATACGGACATTCAGCCCGGGATAGACAATACCGCAAAGGAAACGACGGCCCGGGAGACCGGAATTCTGGGCAACTTCAGCCTGGACGGATATTTCTGGGTGGACCCCAGCTACCGTTTTGCCTACGACGGACTTTCCGATAAGGACTATCGCGATACATCACTCCAGGGCCGGTTGGTCCTGGGAGTCAATTACCGGAAGGAGTTGAAAGATTATTATGTCCTGGCACGTGCCGAGATAATATCCCATGTTGATGAGCCAAAAGATATCGACACTCTCGATTCCTACCTGCAGTGCGGAAATAAATACTGGGATGTGCAGATCGGGCGCTTTCTGGCCTATGAGTTGTATCATAAAGGCCAGGGCCTGGAGCTCTATACTGATGAGGACGCCGGTGCCATTGACGCGCCTGACCTGTACGAGGTAGACTATGTCCGGGGACATGCCGATGATGCGGGACAGGTGGCGTTTCACATATTTCCCCTGAAGGGAATAGACATGATGGACCTGAAAATCGAGGTGGCCGGGATCTACGGCCAGGAATCGGCGAGCCAGAACGACTTTGGCATCCGTCCCGTCGTGGATTATTCATACTGGCGCTTCCAGGTCGTGGCCGGCATGGAGTATCTCTTAAAAAAATCCAGGGACACGGCCAGTAAAACAAAATCGGAAGTCACGGGATACGGCGGGAGGCTCCAGTATAATACAGATTTCATCACCGCCGGTGTAAACTTCGCCCGTGCCAGCCGGGACTCCTACACTACCACGGGGGTCATGGACACGGCCGGGACCTATACAATTACCAGCTTTGGTGGATTTGCCGACATCGATTTCTGGCGGAACAGCATCGGCCTGGGCTGCCATTACACGACTTACAAAGCGGAAAACCTCGATGATAAGACGCACCTGCAGCCCTTTGTTTCTTATCTTTACCGGCTGCCCTTTGAGGGGCTCACGGTGAAAGGAGTCTTCTCCTGGGCGCTTGCAGATATCGACGGGCTCGGCGTTTCAAATGCCTATACGAACGACATATACAGTATGCGTATCCGCATACGCTACGATTTTCTATAACGAATACGGGGCATAAGGGAGGGATGATGATGATAAGTACGGGAGAAACCCGCTCCGCAGCAGCGGGTGAAAAAAAATATACCAGGGAACTGTCCATACTGACAAGCCTTTTTTTCATGTGGGGTTTCCTTACCTGTCTTAATGACATACTGATACCTCACCTTAAATCGGTATTTGCACTTAACTATGCCCGGGCTATGCTGGTGCAGTTCTGCTTTTTTGGCGCCTACTTTCTCATGTCACTGCCATCGGGGTATATACTCAAAAAGGTGGGATATAAGAACGGCATTGTCATGGGTCTTCTCATCGCCGGAACGGGGTGTTTTCTTTTTTATCCCTCGGCGGCATACCGGTCATACTATATGTTCCTGTCGGCCTTTTTCGTGCTGGCCTCGGGGATTACACTTCTGCAGGTTTCGGCCAACCCCTACGTGACAGTGCTGGGCCGGGAGGAGACGGCTTCCAGCAGGCTGAACCTTACCCAGGCCTTTAATTCCCTGGGCACCACTATCGCCCCGTACTTCGGGTCCATGCTCATACTGGCCGTGGCGGTCAAAACTACAGGGGAAACGGCTGTCATGAGCGGGACTGAGCGTGAAGCTCATCACGCGGTCCAGGCCGCGGCCGTACAGGTCCCGTACCTGGGCCTGGGCGCCGCCCTGTTTATTATCGCCGCCGTCTTTGCCTTTATAAAACTGCCCGACATCGGGAAAACGGAAGACGGGGAAAAAACAACGGGTGATTCCCGGAAAGGAGACCGTGAAGGGAAAACAAGCGCGTGGGAATACCGGCACCTGGTCCTGGGCGCCCTGGGCATATTTCTCTATGTCGGGGCCGAGGTATCCATAGGCAGCTTCCTGGTGAACTTTTTCGGCCAGTCCAATATGGGCGGCCTTTCGGAAATATCGGCCGGGAAACTGGTCAGCTGGTACTGGGGCGGGGCCATGGTGGGCCGGTTTATCGGTTCAGCCCTGATGCGGAAGATCAATCCCCGGCGAATACTGGCCTTCAACGCTTCGGCCGCGGCTTTCCTGGTCCTGGCGGCCGTGCTGACCCGGGGGAATGTGTCCATGGTCGCTATTCTTCTCGTGGGCCTGTGCAATTCCATCATGTTCCCCACGATCTTCAGTCTCTCGATCAGGGGCCTGGGCCCCCACACCGGCGAGGGATCGGGCATCCTCTGCATGGCCATCGTGGGAGGGGCCATAGTTCCTTTCCTGCAGGGACTCATCGCTGACAGGGCGGGCATCCAGCCTTCATTTATGCTGCCGGCTGTCTGTTACCTGTATATCGTGTTTTTCAGTGTGAAGGGTGCCGATGTCTGTGAAAAAGAGAAG
This genomic stretch from Spirochaetae bacterium HGW-Spirochaetae-1 harbors:
- the fucP gene encoding L-fucose:H+ symporter permease yields the protein MISTGETRSAAAGEKKYTRELSILTSLFFMWGFLTCLNDILIPHLKSVFALNYARAMLVQFCFFGAYFLMSLPSGYILKKVGYKNGIVMGLLIAGTGCFLFYPSAAYRSYYMFLSAFFVLASGITLLQVSANPYVTVLGREETASSRLNLTQAFNSLGTTIAPYFGSMLILAVAVKTTGETAVMSGTEREAHHAVQAAAVQVPYLGLGAALFIIAAVFAFIKLPDIGKTEDGEKTTGDSRKGDREGKTSAWEYRHLVLGALGIFLYVGAEVSIGSFLVNFFGQSNMGGLSEISAGKLVSWYWGGAMVGRFIGSALMRKINPRRILAFNASAAAFLVLAAVLTRGNVSMVAILLVGLCNSIMFPTIFSLSIRGLGPHTGEGSGILCMAIVGGAIVPFLQGLIADRAGIQPSFMLPAVCYLYIVFFSVKGADVCEKEKGALQYEV